In Desulfarculaceae bacterium, the following are encoded in one genomic region:
- the thiL gene encoding thiamine-phosphate kinase produces the protein MAPEDTPTTLSEEGVIRLIAALAGEGGRDLAVGIGDDAAVLGGAHKELVVTTDLLVEGSHFDLGFMGPGAVGWRAMAANLSDLAGMGAKPAWAFLSLGLPKGPKPSFVEELVGAMTQLGREHGLVLAGGDTVRAPQVIINLCLVGRMGRAEPLLRSGGRPGDAVCVTGGLGGSAAGLAWLKSGRDPAAPGPDKAVAAFERPLPRLSAGRALAQSGRVHAMMDLSDGLASDLARLVRASGLGAKVEADLLPLHPGALAVAEEIGGDPLAWALSGGEDFELMFTCDPGEVGLLSALVAEAAGGLVVSRVGRLGPGPGVSLLRDGEESDITMGGWDHFREDAT, from the coding sequence ATGGCCCCCGAGGACACCCCCACCACCCTGAGCGAAGAAGGCGTCATCCGCCTCATCGCCGCCCTGGCCGGCGAGGGCGGCCGCGACCTGGCCGTGGGTATCGGCGACGATGCCGCCGTCTTGGGCGGGGCTCACAAGGAGCTGGTGGTGACCACCGACCTTTTGGTGGAGGGCTCCCACTTCGACCTGGGCTTCATGGGCCCGGGCGCGGTGGGCTGGCGGGCCATGGCCGCCAACTTGAGCGACCTGGCCGGCATGGGGGCCAAGCCCGCCTGGGCTTTTCTGTCCCTGGGCCTGCCCAAGGGGCCAAAGCCCAGCTTCGTGGAGGAACTGGTGGGGGCCATGACCCAGCTGGGCCGGGAGCACGGCCTGGTGCTGGCCGGCGGCGACACGGTGCGCGCGCCCCAGGTGATCATCAACCTGTGCCTGGTGGGGCGCATGGGGCGGGCCGAGCCCCTGCTGCGCTCCGGCGGGCGCCCGGGCGACGCGGTGTGCGTCACCGGCGGTTTGGGGGGCAGCGCCGCGGGCCTGGCCTGGCTCAAATCCGGGCGCGACCCTGCCGCGCCGGGCCCGGATAAGGCGGTGGCCGCCTTTGAGCGCCCCCTGCCCCGGCTCAGCGCCGGGCGGGCCCTGGCCCAATCGGGGCGGGTGCACGCCATGATGGATTTGAGCGACGGCCTGGCCAGCGACCTGGCCCGTTTGGTTCGGGCCAGCGGCCTGGGGGCCAAGGTGGAGGCCGATCTGCTGCCCCTGCATCCCGGGGCCTTGGCCGTGGCCGAGGAAATCGGCGGCGATCCCCTGGCCTGGGCGCTGAGCGGCGGCGAGGATTTCGAGCTAATGTTCACCTGCGACCCCGGCGAGGTGGGCCTGTTGAGCGCGCTGGTGGCCGAGGCCGCCGGCGGCCTGGTGGTGAGCCGGGTGGGGCGCCTGGGCCCCGGACCGGGGGTGAGCTTGCTGCGCGACGGAGAGGAAAGCGACATCACCATGGGGGGATGGGACCACTTTCGGGAGGACGCCACTTGA
- the ndk gene encoding nucleoside-diphosphate kinase, whose product MERTLILIKPDAIARGLAGTVLARFEAKGLKIAGMKMIQLDEAMLKAHYSHLADKPFFPTICEFMSRTPVVALCLEGLEAVQVCRNLCGVTNSRNAAPGTIRGDLGMSMQANLVHASDSVETAQAEVARFFSDDELFAYEQPLIKYLYASDER is encoded by the coding sequence GTGGAACGGACCCTTATCCTGATCAAACCCGACGCCATCGCCCGGGGCCTGGCCGGCACGGTGCTGGCCCGCTTCGAGGCCAAGGGCCTCAAGATCGCCGGCATGAAGATGATCCAGCTCGACGAGGCCATGCTCAAGGCGCACTACAGCCACCTGGCCGACAAGCCCTTCTTCCCCACCATCTGCGAGTTCATGAGCCGCACCCCGGTGGTGGCCCTGTGCCTGGAAGGCCTGGAGGCGGTGCAGGTGTGCCGCAACCTCTGCGGGGTGACCAACAGCCGCAACGCCGCGCCGGGCACCATCCGGGGCGACCTGGGCATGAGCATGCAGGCCAACCTGGTGCACGCCTCCGACTCGGTGGAGACCGCCCAGGCCGAGGTGGCTCGCTTCTTCTCCGATGACGAGCTGTTCGCCTACGAGCAGCCCCTGATCAAGTATCTCTACGCCTCTGACGAGCGCTAG
- a CDS encoding PstS family phosphate ABC transporter substrate-binding protein, producing MKLGKLIKVIGGAAMVATLAFGAAPAMAGETISITGSTTVLPIAQKAAEVYMKQNPGVRISVAGTGSGDGIKAVIDGTADIGDASRDMKKKEIALAKKKGHSPIKNVVALDCIVPVVNPANPVKDLSLAQLKDIYAGKVKNWKDVGGLDKTIVVISRDSSSGTFEVWNKKVLGKKTRVRPDAQLQASNGAVAQAVSGNKYAIGYVGIGYLNPKLKGLTVGGVMASPKTAMDKSYPIARQLFMFTGPNPKPEVKKFLAFVKGPEGQKIAKDEGFVPVK from the coding sequence ATGAAACTCGGCAAGTTGATCAAAGTGATCGGTGGCGCGGCCATGGTCGCGACCTTGGCTTTCGGCGCCGCCCCGGCCATGGCCGGTGAAACCATCAGCATCACCGGCTCCACCACCGTGCTGCCCATCGCCCAGAAGGCCGCCGAGGTCTACATGAAGCAGAATCCCGGCGTGCGCATCAGCGTGGCCGGCACCGGCAGCGGCGACGGCATCAAGGCCGTGATCGATGGCACCGCCGACATCGGCGACGCCAGCCGCGACATGAAGAAGAAAGAGATCGCCCTGGCCAAGAAAAAGGGCCACAGCCCGATCAAGAACGTGGTGGCCCTGGACTGCATCGTGCCGGTGGTCAACCCGGCCAACCCGGTCAAGGACCTGTCCCTGGCCCAGCTCAAGGACATCTACGCCGGCAAGGTCAAGAACTGGAAGGACGTGGGCGGCCTGGACAAGACCATCGTGGTGATCAGCCGCGACAGCTCCTCGGGCACCTTCGAGGTGTGGAACAAGAAGGTGCTGGGCAAGAAGACCCGCGTGCGCCCCGACGCGCAGCTGCAGGCCTCCAACGGCGCGGTGGCCCAGGCGGTCTCCGGCAACAAGTACGCCATCGGCTACGTGGGCATCGGCTACCTGAACCCCAAGCTCAAGGGCCTCACCGTGGGCGGCGTGATGGCCAGCCCCAAGACCGCCATGGATAAGAGCTACCCCATCGCGCGTCAGCTGTTCATGTTCACCGGCCCTAATCCCAAGCCCGAGGTGAAGAAGTTCCTGGCTTTCGTCAAGGGCCCCGAGGGTCAGAAGATCGCCAAGGATGAAGGCTTCGTCCCGGTCAAGTAA
- a CDS encoding putative porin: protein MRGVSKALGTIALAAAFVTTTWMAAPAMASNQAELEAKIQAMEQTLNQMKTQLQQVQTSQQQQAVEVASKSKLPSWMERMTFYGDTRFRYEHTSYDELNGKSKSGKDRFRVRLRFGVRSQIHEDVELGMRMVTGANSDATSTNQTMGNYFGEYSAWGLDRAYVKWTPSFVPQKGFMFEFGKVPQPFMTSKAIWDGDVVPEGAFAQYTFNKAGSWQPYVLASYMTVEQSGEFSDNVLAPAAQIGVKGKVGAFKIKAATSYTSWGDLGNVDKVPEYTNGNPTWTEGGGTRMSNFAVWDLYAKGEFKFSKKGSVSLWGHYLTNQDADGPWQDQDTGWAAGAGVKYTKFGFKLWYKNIEANATPGFIADSDSGYVNRKGWVASASYKMWKYGKVVLSYYNTEPIEDSIPGAKNASQTFFCDFIFKF, encoded by the coding sequence ATGAGAGGAGTCAGCAAAGCGCTGGGCACAATCGCCCTGGCGGCTGCCTTCGTCACCACCACCTGGATGGCCGCGCCCGCGATGGCGTCCAACCAGGCCGAGCTCGAGGCCAAGATCCAGGCCATGGAGCAGACCCTCAACCAGATGAAGACCCAACTCCAGCAGGTGCAGACCAGCCAGCAGCAGCAGGCGGTCGAGGTTGCCTCCAAGAGCAAGCTCCCCTCCTGGATGGAGCGCATGACCTTCTACGGCGACACCCGCTTCCGTTATGAGCACACCAGCTACGACGAACTCAACGGCAAGTCCAAGTCCGGCAAGGACCGCTTCCGGGTGCGTCTGCGCTTCGGCGTGCGCAGCCAGATCCACGAGGACGTGGAGCTGGGTATGCGCATGGTGACCGGGGCCAACAGCGACGCCACCAGCACCAACCAGACCATGGGCAACTACTTCGGCGAGTACAGCGCCTGGGGCCTGGACCGGGCCTACGTCAAGTGGACCCCGAGCTTCGTTCCCCAGAAGGGCTTCATGTTCGAGTTCGGTAAGGTGCCCCAGCCCTTCATGACCTCCAAGGCCATCTGGGACGGCGACGTGGTGCCCGAGGGTGCCTTCGCGCAGTACACCTTCAACAAGGCCGGCTCCTGGCAGCCCTACGTGCTGGCTTCCTACATGACCGTGGAGCAGAGCGGCGAGTTCAGCGACAACGTGCTGGCTCCGGCGGCCCAGATCGGCGTCAAGGGCAAGGTCGGCGCCTTCAAGATCAAGGCCGCCACCAGCTACACCTCCTGGGGCGACCTGGGCAACGTGGACAAGGTGCCCGAGTACACCAACGGCAACCCGACCTGGACCGAAGGCGGCGGCACCCGCATGAGCAACTTCGCGGTGTGGGATCTGTACGCCAAGGGCGAGTTCAAGTTCAGCAAGAAGGGCTCCGTGAGCCTCTGGGGCCACTACCTGACCAACCAGGACGCCGACGGCCCCTGGCAGGACCAGGACACCGGCTGGGCCGCGGGCGCGGGCGTCAAGTACACCAAGTTCGGCTTCAAGCTGTGGTACAAGAACATCGAAGCCAACGCGACTCCCGGCTTCATCGCCGACAGCGACTCCGGTTACGTCAACCGCAAGGGTTGGGTGGCCAGCGCCTCCTACAAGATGTGGAAGTACGGCAAGGTGGTCCTGAGCTACTACAACACCGAGCCCATCGAGGATTCCATCCCCGGCGCCAAGAACGCCTCGCAGACCTTCTTCTGCGACTTCATCTTCAAGTTCTAA
- a CDS encoding putative porin, with the protein MRKAGLFLALLAALSLWVAPMASAATPSDLEAKIKAMEQQLQSMKEQLKQVQSTQQQQQQQAVEAAAQSKLPAWVERITLFGDVRFRYEHTNYDDLNGKSKDGKDRFRIRLRFGARSQIHQDVEVGFRMATGSDTDPTSTNQTMGGYFGEFSNWGLDQAYVKYTPSFMPQRMATFSFGKVPNPLVTSKIIWDSDVVPEGAFLNFTFNKDGNVRPFVTATYMTVSEDGEFGDNVLAPALQAGAKGKLGAFDFTGAAGYTSWGNLGDNGKLPPNLHGTPTYVEGGSERTTNYAVVDVYAKGAFKFSKKGSVGLWGQWLKNQDSEGPYQSKDQGYGAAAFVTYDKFKFEVLYKNVEANATPGFIADSDSGYVNRKGWQVEGQYKMWKYGKLVVTYYNTEPEDESIPGASNPSQTIFVNTIFKF; encoded by the coding sequence ATGAGAAAAGCAGGTCTATTTCTGGCCTTGCTGGCGGCGTTGAGCCTATGGGTGGCTCCCATGGCCTCGGCGGCCACGCCGTCCGATTTGGAAGCCAAGATCAAGGCCATGGAGCAGCAGCTCCAGAGCATGAAAGAACAGCTGAAGCAGGTGCAGAGCACCCAGCAGCAGCAGCAACAGCAAGCGGTGGAAGCGGCGGCCCAGAGCAAGCTGCCCGCCTGGGTGGAGCGCATCACCCTGTTCGGCGACGTTCGCTTCCGCTATGAGCACACCAATTACGACGATCTCAACGGCAAGTCCAAGGACGGCAAGGACCGCTTCCGGATTCGCCTGCGCTTCGGGGCCCGCAGCCAGATCCACCAGGACGTGGAGGTCGGCTTCCGCATGGCCACCGGCAGCGACACCGACCCCACCAGCACCAACCAGACCATGGGCGGCTACTTCGGCGAGTTCAGCAACTGGGGCCTCGACCAGGCCTATGTGAAGTACACCCCCAGCTTCATGCCCCAGAGGATGGCCACCTTCAGCTTCGGCAAGGTGCCCAACCCCCTGGTCACCTCCAAGATCATCTGGGATAGCGACGTGGTGCCCGAGGGCGCGTTCCTCAACTTCACCTTCAACAAGGACGGCAACGTCCGGCCCTTTGTCACCGCCACCTACATGACCGTGTCCGAGGACGGCGAGTTCGGCGACAACGTGCTGGCCCCGGCCCTGCAAGCGGGCGCCAAGGGCAAGCTCGGCGCCTTCGACTTCACCGGCGCGGCGGGTTACACCTCGTGGGGCAACTTGGGCGACAACGGCAAGCTGCCGCCCAACCTGCACGGCACCCCCACCTACGTGGAGGGCGGCTCCGAGCGCACCACCAACTACGCGGTGGTGGATGTCTACGCCAAGGGCGCCTTCAAGTTCAGCAAGAAGGGCTCGGTGGGCCTGTGGGGCCAGTGGCTCAAGAACCAGGACTCCGAGGGCCCCTACCAGAGCAAGGACCAGGGCTACGGCGCGGCCGCCTTTGTCACCTACGACAAGTTCAAGTTCGAGGTGCTCTACAAGAACGTGGAGGCCAACGCCACCCCGGGCTTCATCGCCGACAGCGACTCCGGGTACGTGAACCGCAAGGGTTGGCAGGTCGAGGGCCAGTACAAGATGTGGAAGTACGGCAAGCTGGTGGTCACCTACTACAACACCGAGCCCGAGGACGAATCCATCCCCGGGGCCAGCAACCCCTCTCAGACCATCTTCGTGAACACCATCTTCAAGTTCTAG
- the pstC gene encoding phosphate ABC transporter permease subunit PstC encodes MMQFPQAQTLRADNATALSLGKKKGMSSTQREVWIRRFFVLAGFFSVIVMALIVLFLFKEGLGLFSEVSIKDFLFGEFWYPTYDPPDFGILPLIAGSVAVTALSSLLAVPLGVGAALYLGEVAGNRTREILKPAVELLAGLPSVVLGFVGMVVIAPLMQEWWDIPTGLNVFNASMMLAIMAIPTIASISEDALHSVPRDLQEASLALGATRLETLSRVLVPGALSGIGTAVILGMSRAMGETMVVLMVAGGAAQIPGSIFDSVRPLPATIAAEMGETPFGSEHYHALFAIGIVLFLLTLGFNLVAAYISNRFQQKGAATL; translated from the coding sequence ATGATGCAATTTCCCCAAGCCCAGACCCTGCGCGCCGACAACGCCACGGCCCTTTCCCTGGGAAAGAAAAAGGGCATGTCCAGCACCCAGCGCGAGGTCTGGATCCGGCGCTTCTTTGTGTTGGCCGGGTTCTTCTCGGTCATCGTCATGGCCCTCATCGTGCTGTTTTTATTCAAGGAAGGCCTGGGGCTGTTCAGCGAGGTCAGCATCAAGGACTTCCTGTTCGGCGAGTTCTGGTATCCCACCTACGACCCGCCTGATTTCGGCATCCTGCCCTTGATCGCCGGCTCGGTGGCCGTGACAGCCCTGTCTTCGCTGCTGGCGGTTCCCCTGGGCGTGGGCGCGGCCCTGTATCTGGGCGAGGTGGCCGGCAACCGCACCCGCGAGATACTCAAGCCCGCGGTGGAGCTGTTGGCCGGGCTGCCCTCGGTGGTCTTGGGCTTCGTGGGCATGGTGGTGATAGCTCCGCTCATGCAGGAATGGTGGGACATTCCCACCGGACTCAACGTATTCAACGCCTCGATGATGCTGGCCATCATGGCCATCCCCACCATCGCTTCCATCAGCGAGGACGCCCTGCACTCGGTGCCCCGCGACCTTCAGGAAGCCTCCCTGGCCCTGGGGGCCACCCGCCTGGAGACCCTCAGCCGGGTCCTGGTGCCGGGCGCGCTCTCGGGCATCGGCACGGCGGTGATCCTGGGCATGAGCCGGGCCATGGGCGAGACCATGGTGGTCTTGATGGTGGCCGGCGGCGCGGCCCAGATTCCGGGATCCATCTTCGATTCGGTGCGCCCCCTGCCCGCGACCATCGCCGCGGAAATGGGCGAGACGCCTTTCGGCTCCGAGCACTACCACGCCCTGTTCGCCATCGGCATCGTGCTCTTCCTGCTCACCCTGGGCTTCAACCTGGTGGCGGCCTACATATCCAACCGCTTCCAGCAGAAGGGAGCGGCCACCTTATGA
- the pstA gene encoding phosphate ABC transporter permease PstA, with translation MRRLRQNLVFGLFRLTMLIVLGALGGILLYVLIHGAGAISWTFLTESPQNSMTEGGIFPAIMGTLYLTVGAILVALPLGVAAAIYLSEYATDGKALKIVRLGIQNLAGVPSVVFGLFGLALFVGYFGLGVSIAAGSLTLGLLILPTVIGASEEALRQVPATFREASLGLGATRWQTIRKVVLPAALPGILTGSILGIGRAAGETAPIMFTAATFYTIGLPRSPLDEVMALPYHIYVLATAGTHIEATRPLQYGTVLVLITLVLGLSLVAIIIRTKMRKTKKW, from the coding sequence ATGCGCCGCCTGCGCCAGAACCTGGTCTTCGGCCTGTTCCGCCTGACCATGCTCATCGTGCTGGGCGCCCTGGGGGGCATCCTGCTCTACGTGCTCATCCACGGGGCCGGGGCCATCAGCTGGACCTTCCTCACCGAGTCGCCCCAGAACTCCATGACCGAGGGCGGCATCTTCCCGGCCATCATGGGCACCCTCTACCTCACCGTCGGGGCCATCCTGGTGGCCCTGCCCCTGGGCGTGGCGGCGGCCATATACCTGAGCGAATACGCCACCGACGGCAAGGCCCTCAAGATCGTGCGCCTGGGCATCCAGAACCTGGCGGGCGTGCCCTCGGTGGTCTTCGGCCTGTTCGGCCTGGCGTTGTTCGTGGGCTATTTCGGGCTGGGCGTGTCCATCGCGGCCGGCTCCCTGACCCTGGGCCTGCTCATATTGCCCACGGTGATCGGGGCCTCGGAAGAGGCGCTTCGGCAGGTGCCGGCCACCTTCCGCGAGGCCTCCCTGGGCCTGGGCGCCACCCGCTGGCAGACCATACGCAAGGTGGTGTTGCCGGCCGCCCTGCCCGGCATCCTCACCGGCTCCATCCTGGGCATCGGCCGCGCCGCCGGCGAGACCGCGCCCATCATGTTCACCGCGGCCACCTTCTACACCATCGGCCTGCCCCGCTCGCCCCTGGACGAGGTGATGGCCCTGCCTTATCACATCTACGTTTTGGCCACCGCCGGCACCCACATCGAGGCCACCCGGCCCTTGCAGTACGGCACGGTGCTGGTGCTCATCACCCTGGTGCTGGGCCTGAGCCTGGTGGCCATCATCATCCGCACCAAAATGAGAAAGACCAAGAAATGGTAA
- a CDS encoding phosphate ABC transporter ATP-binding protein, whose amino-acid sequence MVSATATAAQAGLSPERPIIEVSGLNFYYGDFKALADVEMNIKRGQVTALIGPSGCGKSTYLRLLNRMNDLIPGTRVEGSVLMDGIDLYGPDVDPVDVRRRVGMVFQKPNPFPKTIYNNVAYGPRLHGVKDHKKLDGLVEHSLKSAALWDEVKDILHQSALGLSGGQQQRLCIARAIAMEPEVLLMDEPTSALDPIATSRIEELVKELKVRYTVIIVTHNMQQAARVSDETAFFYMGKLVEMSDTESIFTRPQKEQTEHYITGRFG is encoded by the coding sequence ATGGTAAGTGCAACCGCCACGGCGGCCCAGGCCGGCCTCAGCCCGGAGCGCCCCATTATCGAGGTGTCGGGCCTCAACTTCTATTACGGCGACTTCAAGGCCCTGGCCGACGTGGAGATGAACATCAAGCGGGGACAGGTGACCGCGCTGATCGGCCCCTCGGGCTGCGGCAAGAGCACCTACCTGCGTCTGTTGAACCGCATGAACGACCTGATCCCCGGCACCCGGGTGGAGGGCTCGGTGCTCATGGACGGGATCGACCTCTACGGCCCGGACGTGGACCCGGTGGACGTGCGGCGGCGGGTGGGCATGGTTTTCCAAAAGCCCAACCCCTTCCCCAAGACCATCTACAACAACGTGGCTTACGGCCCCCGCTTGCACGGGGTCAAGGACCACAAAAAGCTGGACGGTTTGGTGGAGCACTCGCTGAAATCAGCCGCCCTGTGGGATGAGGTCAAGGACATTTTACACCAGTCGGCCTTGGGGCTTTCCGGCGGCCAACAGCAGCGCCTTTGCATCGCCCGGGCCATCGCCATGGAGCCGGAAGTGCTCCTCATGGACGAGCCCACCAGCGCCCTGGACCCCATCGCCACCAGCCGCATCGAGGAGTTGGTTAAGGAACTTAAGGTACGCTATACTGTAATAATCGTTACCCATAACATGCAGCAGGCTGCCCGGGTCAGCGACGAAACCGCATTCTTCTACATGGGCAAGCTGGTGGAAATGAGCGACACCGAAAGCATCTTCACCCGCCCCCAAAAAGAGCAGACCGAACATTACATCACCGGCCGATTCGGCTAG
- the phoU gene encoding phosphate signaling complex protein PhoU: MEGLSHFHRRMQEVKEDLLKMAGRAEQAVHSATRALDARDVELAKSVIQGDRRIDLMQNEIEERCINLLATQQPVAVDLRFLSAVTKIASFLERMGDQAVNLAQRAMALAELDPVPTPGTIMSMSTIAREMSKDCLDSFVEEDVAKAERVLVRDDELDQLCRSFLEEMIGWMNEERRLVRRGVEFILASRHLERIGDEATNVAEEVVYLVEGRIIRHGGKPASVAVGPL; the protein is encoded by the coding sequence ATGGAAGGGTTATCGCATTTCCACCGCCGGATGCAGGAGGTCAAGGAAGACCTCCTGAAGATGGCCGGACGGGCCGAACAGGCCGTGCACAGCGCCACCCGGGCCCTGGACGCCCGCGACGTGGAGTTGGCCAAATCGGTGATTCAGGGGGACCGGCGCATCGACCTGATGCAGAACGAGATCGAAGAACGCTGCATCAACCTGCTGGCCACCCAGCAGCCGGTGGCGGTGGACCTGAGGTTCCTCTCGGCGGTCACCAAGATCGCCAGCTTCCTGGAGCGCATGGGCGACCAGGCGGTCAACCTGGCCCAGCGGGCCATGGCCCTGGCCGAGCTGGACCCGGTGCCCACGCCCGGCACCATCATGTCCATGAGCACCATCGCCCGCGAGATGAGCAAGGACTGCCTGGACTCCTTCGTGGAGGAGGACGTGGCCAAGGCCGAGCGGGTCCTGGTCCGCGACGACGAGCTGGACCAGCTCTGCCGCTCCTTTTTGGAGGAGATGATCGGCTGGATGAACGAGGAGCGCCGCCTGGTGCGGCGCGGGGTGGAATTCATCCTGGCCAGCCGCCATCTGGAGCGCATCGGCGACGAGGCCACCAACGTGGCCGAGGAGGTGGTCTACCTGGTGGAAGGCCGCATCATCCGCCACGGCGGCAAGCCCGCCTCGGTGGCGGTGGGACCGCTCTAG
- a CDS encoding molybdopterin-dependent oxidoreductase — MAMGEWHKSGCVLCAQNCGLEMLVEDGRLSKVRPDKDNPRSKGYACRKGLRVIHHQYPPGRLTQPLKRVDGELRPISWEQATKEIAAKLKALVGDYGPRCLAYMGGGAPGGNFEAAFGIRLLRGLGSQYYYSSTGQEFSGHWWVHGRMLGRQYNVTKSDEERSEMLLAWGWNGMMSHQMPRARKVLSQMAKDPERILVAVDPRKSETAAIANIHLALRPGSDALLLKAMLALMLEHGWEDADYLARHAEGWDQVRPWFEGFDARAALEVCGLDYDQVLELCRLLGAKRWSVHPDLGLYMGRRSTLTSYLLMLLCAAGGTICRSGGNLVPGTIMPLGFHADERNPKVWRTVASNLPPAAAGSFPPAAMPEEITSGLPERLRAVLVSACNPLRSYPDTKAYERAFGELELLVVNDIVLSETARLAHYVLPCRSFFESWDGTFFSNNYPEVYFQMRRPLVDPPGECKEAAQIHCLLAKELGLAPEVPESLRQAAKGNRLAFGMQLMQWAADKPKVKAMLPFVLAETLGGEWDSAALAGLWGMLMTAPQSFAANAARAGFAPGPDQGDRVFQAILDHPEGLWIGRADPAEAWQDVRTESGKLELFIPELAEEAEALSPQAEAKALAPDPAFPLILNAGRHMDYNANTMMRDPAWNAGKRACTVALSPEDAASLGLSDGQQVKVSTAAGSQSGELEVSQAVRPGMVLIPHGFGLINGEEVYGFNVNYLTSAANRDPIGTPLHRYVPCKVEAA, encoded by the coding sequence TTGGCCATGGGCGAGTGGCACAAGAGCGGATGCGTGCTCTGCGCGCAGAACTGCGGCCTGGAGATGCTGGTGGAGGATGGCCGCCTGAGCAAGGTGCGGCCGGACAAGGACAACCCCCGCTCCAAGGGCTATGCCTGCCGCAAGGGGCTCAGGGTCATCCACCACCAATACCCGCCGGGCCGCCTGACCCAGCCCCTCAAGCGGGTGGACGGCGAGTTGAGGCCCATCTCCTGGGAGCAGGCCACCAAAGAGATCGCGGCCAAGCTCAAGGCGCTGGTGGGCGATTACGGCCCCCGCTGCCTGGCCTACATGGGCGGCGGCGCGCCCGGGGGCAACTTCGAGGCCGCCTTCGGGATTCGCCTGCTGCGCGGCCTGGGCTCGCAATACTATTACTCCTCCACCGGGCAGGAGTTCAGCGGCCACTGGTGGGTGCACGGCCGCATGCTGGGCCGGCAGTACAACGTGACCAAGAGCGACGAGGAGCGCAGCGAGATGCTCCTGGCCTGGGGCTGGAACGGCATGATGAGCCACCAGATGCCCCGCGCCCGCAAGGTGCTCAGCCAGATGGCCAAGGACCCGGAGCGCATCCTGGTGGCGGTGGACCCCCGCAAGAGCGAGACCGCGGCCATCGCCAACATTCACCTGGCTCTCCGGCCGGGCAGCGACGCCCTGCTGCTCAAGGCCATGCTCGCCCTGATGCTGGAGCACGGCTGGGAGGACGCCGACTACCTGGCCCGGCACGCGGAAGGCTGGGACCAGGTGCGGCCCTGGTTCGAGGGCTTCGACGCGCGCGCGGCCCTGGAGGTCTGCGGCCTGGACTACGACCAGGTGCTGGAGCTGTGCCGCCTGCTGGGCGCCAAGCGCTGGAGCGTGCACCCGGACCTGGGGCTCTACATGGGCCGCCGGAGCACCCTGACCTCGTACCTGCTCATGCTGCTCTGCGCGGCGGGCGGCACCATCTGCCGCTCCGGGGGCAACCTGGTGCCCGGCACCATCATGCCCCTGGGCTTCCACGCCGACGAGCGCAACCCCAAGGTATGGCGCACCGTGGCCAGCAACCTGCCTCCGGCGGCGGCGGGCAGCTTCCCCCCGGCGGCCATGCCCGAGGAGATCACCAGCGGCCTGCCCGAGCGCCTGCGCGCGGTGCTGGTCAGCGCCTGCAACCCCCTGCGCTCCTACCCGGACACCAAGGCCTATGAGCGTGCCTTTGGCGAGCTGGAGCTGTTGGTGGTCAACGACATCGTGCTCAGCGAGACCGCCCGCCTGGCCCACTACGTGCTGCCCTGCCGCAGCTTTTTCGAGTCCTGGGACGGCACCTTCTTTTCCAACAACTATCCCGAGGTCTACTTCCAGATGCGGCGGCCCTTGGTCGACCCGCCGGGGGAGTGCAAGGAGGCGGCCCAGATCCATTGCCTGCTGGCCAAGGAGCTGGGCCTGGCGCCCGAGGTTCCCGAGAGCCTACGGCAGGCGGCCAAGGGCAACCGCCTGGCCTTCGGCATGCAGCTCATGCAGTGGGCCGCGGACAAGCCCAAAGTCAAGGCCATGCTGCCCTTTGTGCTGGCCGAGACCCTGGGTGGGGAGTGGGACAGCGCGGCCCTGGCCGGGCTGTGGGGCATGCTCATGACCGCGCCTCAGAGCTTCGCGGCCAATGCGGCGCGGGCTGGTTTCGCGCCCGGCCCGGACCAGGGCGACCGGGTCTTCCAGGCCATATTGGACCACCCCGAGGGGCTGTGGATCGGCCGGGCCGACCCGGCCGAGGCCTGGCAAGACGTGCGCACCGAATCGGGCAAGCTGGAGTTGTTCATCCCCGAGCTGGCCGAGGAGGCCGAGGCCCTTTCGCCCCAGGCCGAGGCCAAGGCCCTGGCCCCGGACCCGGCCTTCCCCCTAATCCTCAACGCGGGGCGGCACATGGACTACAACGCCAACACCATGATGCGCGACCCGGCCTGGAACGCGGGCAAGCGGGCCTGCACCGTGGCCCTGAGCCCCGAGGACGCGGCCTCCCTGGGCCTGAGCGACGGGCAGCAAGTCAAGGTGAGCACCGCGGCGGGCAGCCAAAGCGGCGAGCTGGAGGTGAGCCAAGCGGTGCGGCCGGGCATGGTGCTCATCCCCCACGGCTTCGGCCTGATCAACGGCGAGGAGGTCTACGGCTTCAACGTGAACTACCTCACTTCGGCGGCCAACCGCGACCCCATCGGCACCCCCCTGCATCGTTACGTGCCCTGCAAGGTGGAGGCGGCCTAG